The Colius striatus isolate bColStr4 chromosome 25, bColStr4.1.hap1, whole genome shotgun sequence region CAGCCTCGCGCGCCGCCGGTCACGTGTTTCCGTCGCGGCCGCGTGCCGCAGTATGGCGGCTGCCGCGGGGGTGGCTCCGGTCCGCGCCCGGTGAGTGCGGGACCGCCCCGGCCCCTCCGTAACCCCCTCCACCCCCCTCCGGTACgtgcccagctcctccttcccccGCCCTGGTACGTGCTGGGATCCACCATCCCGTGCCCCGACTCCCTTCCCCGGTGTGTGCCCAGCTCCGCCCCGGGACGTGTCCGGCCCCATCGTTCCCTCCCGTTCGTTCCCAGTTATGCCACAACCCTCGTACGTGTCCGGAGCCTCCGTAACTCCCGGTGCGCCGCCCCCGTCCCcggcagcccccagcacccccgTCCCCGGGGTCACCCGGCTGCTGTGTCTCCACAGGTTCCTCACCTCCAAGGAGCAGTTCCATGCCTACCTGCGGGCCAAGGGCGAGCCCGGCGCACAGGATGGTGccaagggagaggaggaggaggagagggaggacatcaaggaagagaaagaggaggcTGGCAGCTGCCAAAGCGAACCCCCAGCCAAACGGGTGAGGTCAGAGGATGTCACACAGGATGGGGAAAGCCAAGAGGATGCTGAGGCGGAGGAGAAGGAGCCTGTGGAGCGTAAACGGGCCCGTGGGCAGAACAAGAGCAGGCCCTGTATGAAACCCAACCACTACGAGcagagcaggctgtgcccctCCGTGACACAGGTTGGGAGCTTCAGGCTGCGGCAGGCAGGAAATTTGGGAGCCTGGttatgggctcaagttgccccaggggaggctgaggctggagctgaggcagaactgtttccctgagaggggtgtcagcccctgtgccaggctgcccagggagctggggcagtgcccagccctggagggatcccaaagccctggagctgaggtgctgagggctgtgggtcagtgctgggctgggcagggtgagggcagggctgggactgcagcagcctcaagggctttgccaacccaaatgattccatgattctatctTTAAGGCTTGGAAAGCACATTGAAGATAGAGCCACAGAGGAAATTTCCAGCTGAGTGGGAATATTTGTGTGCTGATAAAAGCACCTCTGTGAGCTGGCTGGGAGAGGGTGAAGTGGGATGAGCTGGGTAAGGCAAAAACTTCCCTGAAGTGCTAGTGCTGAAATGCCCCCTTGGGTGAGTACAttgctgccctgctctggcatATTCTGGCAGTTGGCTTCCTGGGAGGGGTTTATGGCACCTGGAGAACAAAATGTGCTCAGGTCAGCTCTGACCTCTCTCTGGAAGGTCCAGGCATGCCTGGGTAGGCAAGTGGAGGGCAGAGGTTTCCACCTTCTCTTTGTTGCTTCAAGGGGTGTGCAGAGAAGTGCTACTTCGGGCCTCGGTGCCGCTTCCTTCACGACGTGGGCGAGTACCTGGCGCTGAAGCCGCCCGACCTGGGACGCAGCTGTGTGCTCTTCCAGACCTTTGGCAAGTGCCTTTACGGGGTCACTTGCCGCTTTGCCCAGGCCCACCTCGGGGATGGCTTCCAGAACATCACCAACCCTGACCTGGCCAAGCAGTGGGAAGGGAAGTTGCTGGTGAGGAACAACCTCTCCAAGGAGCTCCAGCAGCGGCTGCGCAAGAGGAAGTTTGACTTTAAGAAGGCTGAGGAGTATCTCCGTGGGCTGGGGAAGCCCCATGGCAGTGGTGGGAAGGGAGGCAAAGCCATGGGGCACTCTGCAGAGGAGCAAGAGGTGTCCAATTGCACAACAGTCCAGGAGGGTCTGGGAGACAGCTCTGAATGTCCTGTAATGGCAGAGCAGGCAGAAGATCCCAAAACAGATGCTCTGCAGGGTCCTGACCTCACGGGTGGTGAGGAGGCTTCCTCCATCAAAACAGTGGGCCCAGTGACAGATGAAGATGTTATAAAGCCAAGGTTGTGTGAGAAGAAGAAGGTGAGAGTTTGGTTAAGGGCTGCTGTCTCTCATGTCTGTCAAGTGGTTGAGATTTTGTGCTGGGGAAGACAGAGGAGACCTTTTAGCTGAGTGAGAGGCAGGCagaggacagagctgctggggaagaatGCAGGAAGGTGAGCTCTTGGAGTTGTGCTGTTGACCTTGGGTTAGAACCCAAGTGAAGCTGCAGCACGTGGAGGAGGGCAGGCACTGAGCTGTCATTGAGGGTGGGAATGATCTGCAAGGAGAGCCAAGGCTGGGGCTGGTTGGTTTGTCTGTACTGCACAGTGGGTGCTTTCCTGGGGTGAGAGCTTtgtctccctcctctcctcctcctcacctctGCCTTTGCCTCCATTAGCCAGTCTGGCCAGCCTCTCTGTCTAGAACTGCTTTGAGTTTTCTCCAAGCTGAGCACTGAAAGCAAATTGAATGGTTCAAGTTTCTGGTTCTTTTATCCAAACAATATGTTCTTAGGAGGTAGCTGAGGTTCTTGTACAAAACCAGTGCTTTCCTGGCTTTCCCACTGAGTTTTGCCCAGGGCAAGTGACAGAATTCCCAACTGGAATATATTCCTGCTTAACCCCTTCTTGTTCATCTCTACTGATGTGCTCCTCCATCCTTGCTTTCCAGTTGGCAATCCAAGGCAAGCTCTACTTGGCTCCACTGACCACAGTAGGTAGATAATTTTGTCCTTTTGTCAATATTTGCCTTTGCCACGTTCACACCAGGGGAAATCCCCTGACAAACAGCCTCTGCTGTCTCTTCCAGTGTGGTAACCTCCCTTTCCGAAGGATATGCAAACGTTTTGGGGCAGATGTCACCTGTGGAGAGATGGCTGTGTGCACAAACCTGCTCCAGGGCCAGTCCTCCGAGTGGGCTCTCCTCAAACGGCACCACACCGAAGATCTTTTTGGGGTGCAGGTGAGTTGCTCTTGTCTTGATAAACTCCctcctgaggggaaaaggtgctTCTTGGACTCAGGCAACCTGTCTCCCTTTGGTAGCTGGAAGGAGCCTTTCCAGACACCATGACTAAATGTGCAGAGCTCCTGAATCAGACAATCGAAGTGGACTTTGTAGACATCAATGTTGGGTGTCCCATCGACCTGGTCTACAAGAAGGTGAGATGATGTTCTGCAGTGtgttttgcttccttcagtAGATCTTTTGTCTTTTGCCTCACCTCCTGCTACCTGATCTGCTCCTGTCAGTCTGATCCagaggtcccaggggagctcctgtgccccctgagcgaggggaacctgctttagcaggggcttgggctggagcagctctgcagggcccttccagccccagcatTCGGGAATTCTCTGCCCCAAGTCTTACCTCCATTCCCTGAGTTAGAGGGGCTGCTGTTGAGCAGCTCCAGAAAGATTCTTCACTGTGCAAGGAAGCAGAAAGCCTTCACCATGCCACTCTTTCTctcccagggaggtggttgTGCTCTGATGACTCGATCCAACAAGTTCGAACAGATCGTCCGAGGGATGAACTCGGTGAGTCAAAGCTCCTACTGGCAGTGGGAGGTGGGCTGATGGagctccctcctgcctcagcaTGGCCTCCCTCTCCCATTTGTGCAGGTGCTGGATGTCCCACTGACTGTGAAGATACGAACAGGGGTGCAAGAAAAGATTAACGTGGCTCACAAAATAATCCCCAGGATCCGGGAGTGGGGAGTGTCCATGGTCACGGTACAGAGATGTGGGATTGTTGGCTGGTGTCTGGGGAACTCTGCTTGCCTGTCAGCCTAGAGCATGATGGGGTTTGGTCTGACCCTTCACCACATCTGAGTAACTCTTTCAAACACCTTTGACTGCCTGTGTACTACACCTGCTTGTCTTTTCTGCTAAGAGCATAGAAAAACTCAACTGCAGAGAACATTTTCCTCGGTGCTCCTGAGCCTTGTATCCACTATAAAGGGAGAAAGTTCTTGCAGTGCTCTGGTATAAGATGTTACAGCTTATTAAGCCACATTCTAGCAGGGCTGGGAAAGCAATGAAATAATCTCATCTCACAGAATCcctgagtgctggggctggaagggccctgcagagctgctgcagccccagcccctgctcaagcaggttcccctggttcagggggcacaggaacgtgtccaggtggggttggaaacctcctgagaaggagcctccacaccctccctgggcagcctgggccatggtccctcacctcagcaccaaaggactttctcctcctgtgccaggggcattGCCTGTGATCCAGAGGGATCCTTTAGCCCACTGGGCTCGTTGCCTTTGCTGCAGCCCTCGTTGTGCTCTGTCTCAGTTGCACTCAGGGAGGTCTCACAGCTGtttccttcctcagcttcaCGGCAGATCCAGGGAGCAGCGCTACACGAGGAGTGCTGACTGGGACTACATAGCAGAGTGTGCCAAAATAGCAAGCCCCATGCCTCTTTTTGGTAAGGTGTTTCTGTTGGTTTGTCCTGTGGATTCAAAGTGTCACACCTGGGATTTGAAATACGTTCAAGAAAAGTTAACAGGCTCCcaaggacagaaagaaaatgggcTGCTAAGGACATGCAGTGTGAGAGAGGGCTTGGagcatccctgctgctgctgctgaggtgaTGGAgtgagttaccagcagctcctgggcagcccTAGATCTGCCTGTGTGCTTAGGGCCAGGAGTACTGGGATCTGAGAGGAGTAGGAGAGGAAGGGACAGGAAACACAAAACACTTGGGTTTTAGCAGGTGATTTCCCCCTTGGGCACTGTGGCTAAACCTTCAGGGTAAGAGGTGGAGGCAAAGAagattccttttccttttaagagGAACATTAATCAGCAACATCCCTGGGAGTCTAaacagcagccccaggagcctCTTTGGACAAACTGTCTCTTGCAGCCTCTGTCCAGTTAGAATTTTATCCCATGTCTGGATTAACTCATTTTGACTTGCCCTTGTGTATCACTTTGACCTCTggcttctcccttcctcctgggCAGGAAATGGTGACATTTTGTCTTATGAAGATGCAAATCGAGCCATGCAGATGGGTGTGTCAGGAGTTATGGTTGCAAGGCAAGTGCTTCTGTTTCCCCCTTTGCTTCCAAACTCTGTGGGTGCcagagtggggggaaaaaagggaatgaaaaagcaaactaaagaaacccaaaccatgAAAAGTTTGCTCTTGGTGAAACTGTTGTTTGAAAGTTGTTACAATCAGTTGGGGTCTGAGGGAAGTGACAGGAGCTTCCTGTTGAAACTGGGGAAAGAAACCCCAttgaaagcagagctgtgctggcagatGGGTGCTGGGAAGCCTCTGAAGTTGTTTGGCATCTACAGAAGACTCAGTCATAGCAATAACACCACACATCTTGTTCTTGGCTGCAGAGGGGCACTCATCAAACCATGGCTTTTCACTGAAATCAAGGAACAGAGACACTGGGATATCTCCTCCAGTGAGAGGTTTGATATCCTCAAAGACTTCACCAACTATGGCCTTGAGCACTGGGGGTCAGATACTCAGGGAGTGGAGAAAACCAGGAAGTTCCTGCTGGAATGGCTCTCGTTCCTCTGCAGGTAATTCTTCCCCTCTGAGAAGATCCTGAAGGCAGTGAGCCTGTACCATTGGAAGGTCAGCACTCACACTACCATTCCATTGCATTGCAGGTATATTCCAGTTGGGTTATTGGAACAGCTACCTCAAAAGATTAATGAGCGGCCTCCCTACTACATGGGGAGGGACTATCTGGAGACACTGATGGCGAGTCAGAACGTGGATGATTGGATTAAAATAAGGTAAGAAAGCACTGAATCTCACTTCAATTGCTAGGAAGGGAAATCAGAGAGCCCCAGAAAGTCACTGTGCCTGCAGACGTCCTCCAGAGAGAGGGTGAAGACTCTTTCCTGTTAGACTGTGAGAAAGCAAGGGTTAACCAGTGCTTTGCTTTGAGGTTTTAGCTGAGTTTGAACTTGCTATATAGAGCTCTCAATCCTTGTAGGTCCTTCAGGAGATCATCCAAGACCTGCTGCAAATAGCTGACCTCTCTCATagaatggttttgttttgcaaagctcttgaagctgctgcagtcccagccctgccctcaccctgcccagcccagcactgacccccggccctcagcacctcagctccagggctttgggatccctccagggctgggcactcccccagctccctgggcagcctggcacaggggctgacacccctctcagggaaacagttcttcctgaACATGGCACTCAAGTTGCAGCCTCACTAGGGCTAAGCACAGGAGACAATCCTtgctgccacaccagtgctgatcCAAgctgtggcccaagggcaggacccagccctttCCCTTGTTAAACCCCATCTCACTGGCCTCAGCTCATCACTCTATGACACACTGTTCATCCCACGACAGCCCC contains the following coding sequences:
- the DUS3L gene encoding tRNA-dihydrouridine(47) synthase [NAD(P)(+)]-like isoform X1, encoding MAAAAGVAPVRARFLTSKEQFHAYLRAKGEPGAQDGAKGEEEEEREDIKEEKEEAGSCQSEPPAKRVRSEDVTQDGESQEDAEAEEKEPVERKRARGQNKSRPCMKPNHYEQSRLCPSVTQGCAEKCYFGPRCRFLHDVGEYLALKPPDLGRSCVLFQTFGKCLYGVTCRFAQAHLGDGFQNITNPDLAKQWEGKLLVRNNLSKELQQRLRKRKFDFKKAEEYLRGLGKPHGSGGKGGKAMGHSAEEQEVSNCTTVQEGLGDSSECPVMAEQAEDPKTDALQGPDLTGGEEASSIKTVGPVTDEDVIKPRLCEKKKLAIQGKLYLAPLTTCGNLPFRRICKRFGADVTCGEMAVCTNLLQGQSSEWALLKRHHTEDLFGVQLEGAFPDTMTKCAELLNQTIEVDFVDINVGCPIDLVYKKGGGCALMTRSNKFEQIVRGMNSVLDVPLTVKIRTGVQEKINVAHKIIPRIREWGVSMVTLHGRSREQRYTRSADWDYIAECAKIASPMPLFGNGDILSYEDANRAMQMGVSGVMVARGALIKPWLFTEIKEQRHWDISSSERFDILKDFTNYGLEHWGSDTQGVEKTRKFLLEWLSFLCRYIPVGLLEQLPQKINERPPYYMGRDYLETLMASQNVDDWIKISELLLGPVPTSFTFLPKHKANSYR
- the DUS3L gene encoding tRNA-dihydrouridine(47) synthase [NAD(P)(+)]-like isoform X3 — encoded protein: MAAAAGVAPVRARFLTSKEQFHAYLRAKGEPGAQDGAKGEEEEEREDIKEEKEEAGSCQSEPPAKRVRSEDVTQDGESQEDAEAEEKEPVERKRARGQNKSRPCMKPNHYEQSRLCPSVTQGCAEKCYFGPRCRFLHDVGEYLALKPPDLGRSCVLFQTFGKCLYGVTCRFAQAHLGDGFQNITNPDLAKQWEGKLLVRNNLSKELQQRLRKRKFDFKKAEEYLRGLGKPHGSGGKGGKAMGHSAEEQEVSNCTTVQEGLGDSSECPVMAEQAEDPKTDALQGPDLTGGEEASSIKTVGPVTDEDVIKPRLCEKKKLAIQGKLYLAPLTTCGNLPFRRICKRFGADVTCGEMAVCTNLLQGQSSEWALLKRHHTEDLFGVQLEGAFPDTMTKCAELLNQTIEVDFVDINVGCPIDLVYKKGGGCALMTRSNKFEQIVRGMNSVLDVPLTVKIRTGVQEKINVAHKIIPRIREWGVSMVTLHGRSREQRYTRSADWDYIAECAKIASPMPLFGNGDILSYEDANRAMQMGVSGVMVARGALIKPWLFTEIKEQRHWDISSSERFDILKDFTNYGLEHWGSDTQGVEKTRKFLLEWLSFLCRYIPVGLLEQLPQKINERPPYYMGRDYLETLMASQNVDDWIKIRPC
- the DUS3L gene encoding tRNA-dihydrouridine(47) synthase [NAD(P)(+)]-like isoform X2, with translation MPQPSFLTSKEQFHAYLRAKGEPGAQDGAKGEEEEEREDIKEEKEEAGSCQSEPPAKRVRSEDVTQDGESQEDAEAEEKEPVERKRARGQNKSRPCMKPNHYEQSRLCPSVTQGCAEKCYFGPRCRFLHDVGEYLALKPPDLGRSCVLFQTFGKCLYGVTCRFAQAHLGDGFQNITNPDLAKQWEGKLLVRNNLSKELQQRLRKRKFDFKKAEEYLRGLGKPHGSGGKGGKAMGHSAEEQEVSNCTTVQEGLGDSSECPVMAEQAEDPKTDALQGPDLTGGEEASSIKTVGPVTDEDVIKPRLCEKKKLAIQGKLYLAPLTTCGNLPFRRICKRFGADVTCGEMAVCTNLLQGQSSEWALLKRHHTEDLFGVQLEGAFPDTMTKCAELLNQTIEVDFVDINVGCPIDLVYKKGGGCALMTRSNKFEQIVRGMNSVLDVPLTVKIRTGVQEKINVAHKIIPRIREWGVSMVTLHGRSREQRYTRSADWDYIAECAKIASPMPLFGNGDILSYEDANRAMQMGVSGVMVARGALIKPWLFTEIKEQRHWDISSSERFDILKDFTNYGLEHWGSDTQGVEKTRKFLLEWLSFLCRYIPVGLLEQLPQKINERPPYYMGRDYLETLMASQNVDDWIKISELLLGPVPTSFTFLPKHKANSYR